TTAAGAGATGGTCAAGATGGTGATGTTTGGTTTATGAATTATAAGGAAAGAGGAGTTTTGCCGGTTTGGAGTAAACCGAGTTTCTTAGTCATTGTATTTGTAACGTACTCTGATTTGTAACTTTATTTGAATTGATGTCCCTCACGGGTTAGTGAGGTGGTGGTGAACCAAGTTTATAATCTATCTCGAAGATCATAGAGATTTAATAATGTAGATCTTGTGGAGATGAAGACATTTTCATGACAAAGTTGTGAACTCGTCAATCTACTTGGTTTGATCAGAAAGAATTAATCGATTCATATGTTCGAGAGAGTTTCTATAGAACCATGTAAAACCAATGATTTCTAACCAGAAGATATTTCTCTATAGAAGAAGACCATATAGCATTTTGCAGAGACTTTAATAAAAGTATCTAAGAACACTAAGATTGTTTCTTGACTTTATCTTGTTGGAGTCAATAGACAAAATATcatttggttttttgtttttcttttcaactttatttgtttgttgtaatgggaggaaataaaaaagaaatagactTAACGATTGGTAAAATAGCACACCAAACGAAACGactcttttggttttatgagAGTTGTCTTGTACTCTTATGAATGTGATGTGCctaacttttaattttccCCATGATTTTGGAAATCGAACCACTCCAATAAGAAAGTTACAATCGTCACCACTATGccatttatgattttttcattcttcttttgaCACTTTTTGATACTTTTGAATCCTCTTTATTCGGATGCATATATCCTCAAAACAAATACTAGATAATTTAAATCGAGTTTTAGTTAGTGGAACGAAAGATATTATTGGAGACTATCAAACTGTAAAACTGATGAAAATTGAACTAAAGCCCAAATGGTTACTTGAGTCTTCTAATGATTTTACACACTCCATGTTATACACGATATATAACGTGTCCACTATTGATTATAGACTTATAGTTAGCTTGATTTGTCGTATAAATACGGCGGGACCAAAGAAATTATATGATTACTAGATTCTTATGTCCTATtaggaaaaaagaattgtACGTAATAGCATACGACACCTGTTTATCATCCGgtggatattaaatttaaaacgtTTCTTATTAGGAAATATATTGGGGATTGAGAgtttagatataaaaatataaacactatcaatcaaataaaacattttctaatCTTCTAAAGTCTTCAAAAGTTCTTTACTCTATCATtctttctataaaatatttgtcgCATTAAAACCAGACAAGCCCATATGAtacttaaatatatttacaaacgTAATACTACAATAATACAACAAAATGTATACTAGTAATAAATTACATACTTACAATTTAGAATTTAATTTGGCGGATTGATTGGTTTCACCAAGCCGTGTTGGGTTGCACGTAAAGAGGACCACCACgttgattagtgttttaaaTGAACCAACGATTTAAATTCCGTTGTGGGACTCCTCTTTGTGGGTCCTCATCCCTCCCTCCACGTTTCGATTTTTGGTCGTCCGATTTGGGATTTGATCAGAGTATTATTTCGGTTGATAAAGTCATACAAACCAACGGATACGATGAGCTGTTGGTTGAAGTAATCAATAGTATGGACTTTGACCACGACATTACAACGGCTTGTCCAATGTCCTAATCATATGCCATTTTTTCCACAAGTAAGTTTTGGTTTCGGCCTAATTTTGATATGTATGTAGTAATTCTCGTTTTTTGTTGAAGGATTCTCTGAAGTTactcagaaaaaaaaaaagttgaaaaggaaaacattTATAGGATGGGGACCTAGCAGTAACAAATGCAATAGGGTCCATAAAAGTCAGtgaaaatagttaaaaaaaaaagtggtcaATATCGTGTgcagggaaaaaaaagaaagtacaAAACTCGAGAAAAGGACTATAGAATCATGAACGTGGACCGATCCAATGTGATTATCCTTCGAACCAAAGTTAACTTGATGAAAGCTTTTTTGAatggaaaaaagaacaatacCTTAAATATTCCACGTTGACAGTATACAAATGTAAATCCtaatacaaaaacaacaacaaaaaaacgcGAACAAAGTAAAAATTCGTTTTTGGTTCATTGagtttttcttaataaaaaaacgtCAAATCGTATCCAAATTTAAATTCGATTGTTTACAATTTCTAATgtttaaaattcaaagaatATTACACTTTAGCATGGTAACGAGGATTTATTCAGTTAAACTTTGATTTTGGCTAGTGACAGTCTTTGTACTATTTACTCACTCATTATGTCGACAAATATGCTTTATTGAAAGGTCAACAGCAAACAACTTAACGTCTCTTtctccaaaacactaatccACCTATATAGTTATCCTATAATTACATCTAAACATCTAATCGAAATACACGTAATGTAAAATATGAAGCGTGTCACGGCACAGTTTctatcttataaaaatatctgGTTGGTTAGAAGAATGTAACATCtacattgttttatttaatgtacgtaaaattaaatacattcacagatttgttttgttcatcacgtctttttctcttaaggtgtgtgtgtgtgtgtcatTCGAGTTATTGATATTAGAAAACAATCTCCACTACACGAATTCATCACGTAACTGTACATGAAAACAATCTTACCCGATTAGTGAAAGCAATGAAttccaataaatatttatccCGATCTATAACTAACATGAATTTCATCTACCACGGAAGAAGTTTTCCATATATAGTTTGTAACATTTCATGTTCTTATGAGTCCAACCAAAACCAACGTCCAAATGTCTCAAAATTGGTAATGTAGAATGTTTATAGAATTTACCTAGTTAATTAAGATTTGTAAGTATATGTTTATATGCTAACAACCATATCGAAAATACAAGCATAAGATtctgatttaaaatttataactgGAGTTCCATATATCTGATGGATGgattaacaagaaaaagaaacggTGGGGATTGGTTGAACCACTCCCTGAAAAATTTGCTTCGTTTTGCAGATGAGAAAAAGGTTGTGACAACGTCAccaccatctctctctcccctatgtttttttctttctttattggaATATCTCTCATAAGCTTCTGAATCAGAtacccttttttttctttttcagcaAATCATAGACCTACGAATAcgattttccttttttctttgtcggGACAAAACTAGAACTTTGTTTTCCTCTTAAGAAAGTGATATTCAGAAACAAACGCTTTCTAGTTATGGACTTTTACCAAAATACTCCAAGATTTtacacattcttttttttcgtaCTATAAGAGAGTTCTTTACACAGAAcacaaaattcattaaaatacatgctattttctttaaattctttATTCATAGTTTTGTAGTTATATTACAGGAGGTTAATTAAAACTAGGAATGTAATATACTACTATATAAAACAACATTATTATGAGAATGGAATTATAATGTTAGGGATATAATAAATactatacattaaaaaaaatcaagatattctagaaaacagagacaatatttgtttttgaggaaaataacaaattttcaaCAGTCACGcctaataaaataatttaaattctGAAATTCGAATTAAACACGGattaattacaatttttttcttgttttgataaTTACAGCTGGATCataaatacattatatatatatatatttccagattttgtattgatttacTTTGCAAAGCGCTCTCTCACAAGTTAAAAACTCTCTTTTGTTGGTAATGGCATACGTATATGTTGATAATAACGTATCTACCAATTAGACTATTTTCTAgtataaaattgttaattaaGTTAATTAGATTAttgttgaagagagagagagaagacgtagaagtagaagaagaagaagcagaccCGAAAGTGCCTGCACTGGTTCAGATTTGCAGAGTCGCTTtgatatacaaaaacaaaaacgagtGAGAAATTTTCAgacacaagaaaacaaatctctgTCTTTCTCTAAAACcctttctctattttttctttttttgagtCTCCtgagaaaacaagagaaagaaaaagacagctgatagagagagagagagaaaaaagctgcattttttttgctttgtgcTCTTGCTTCTTGATCTAACCATTGCCGACAAATTCTAGGCGAATCAATCAGTTTCTTCACTCAAATGGGTTTATGTTAGTTTGTCATGTTATCCACAGAATCTCTGGTTTGATTCCTGGTTTGTCTCCTGATTCTCTACTTCTCCGACAAATCTCCACTAAACCTGTCTGAAATTTTCTCTTCGTTTTGGGGTTTTCCATTGTGCTTGACTTGTTGTTGGGTTCTGGGATCTTGTctcagcttttgtttttttacagCTGTCAAATTGCGTTTGCGTGTTCTTCATCACCTCCTGCTTAATCCTTATCTATCTTAATTTAAGAATCAATTCATGATTTCAAATAGTCATAAGAAGGCAAATGTGTTTGAAATAATTGGTGTTTGGTAAATTCATTTTCCTCTCTGGGTTTCGTAAAGTCAACATCTTTGATAGATTtgcaattttaaaattttattgatttgctATCATTCAGATTCGAGTCTGTTGACCAATTTTGAgtatgttttgtgtttaataatttttgtgtttaaaattatgtgACGAGCTTCCGAAATTTAtgcttctttgtttcagtCTTCTCTGccattttaattatgtttctgAAAGATCAAAGCTTTCGAAATTTTTACTAATGGGTTTGGTTCATTTTTCTACAGGACTATGAGATATGAAGCACTAATCTGATTCTTGAGGAAATAAAGTGCTGGATTTTGTTAAAAGATCATAGAGAAGTTCTTGTGGAATGGCTCGAGGTAGAATAAGATCGAAGCTGCGACTAAGCCTTCTTTATACATTTGGATGTCTTAGGCCAGCTACGCTTGAAGGTCAAGATTCTCAACCAATCCAAGGTCCGGGTTTCAGCCGGACTGTGTTCTGTAATCAGCCTCATATGcacaagaagaaacctttGAGATATCGTTCTAATTATGTCTCTACGACGAGGTACAATTTGATCACTTTCTTTCCTAAGTCGTTGTACGAGCAGTTCCACCGTGCTGCGAATCTCTACTTCTTGGTAGCTGCGATTCTCTCGGTGTTTCCTCTATCACCATTCAACAAGTGGAGCATGATTGCTCCTTTGGTCTTTGTTGTTGGGCTTAGTATGTTAAAAGAGGCTCTAGAAGATTGGCGTAGGTTTATGCAAGACGTGAAGATTAATGCGCGGAAAACTTGTGTTCATAAAAGTGACGGTGTGTTTCGTCAGAGAAAGTGGAAGAAGGTTAGCGTTGGGGATATTGTGAAAGTGGAGAAGGATGAGTTTTTCCCTGctgatttgcttcttttgtcATCGAGTTACGAGGATGGGATTTGCTACGTTGAGACTATGAACTTAGATGGTGAAACaaacttgaaagtgaaaagaTCTTTGGAAGTGTCACTGCCactagatgatgatgaatctttcaagaatttcatGGCGACGATAAGATGTGAAGATCCAAACCCGAATCTCTATACCTTTGTTGGCAATCTTGAGTTTGAGAGGCAAACATTTCCTCTGGATCCAAGTCAGATTCTCTTAAGAGACTCAAAGCTTAGGAATACAACCTATGTTTATGGAGTTGTGGTATTTACTGGTTTTGATACCAAAGTTATGCAGAATTCAACAAAGTCGCCTTCCAAGAGAAGCAGAATAGAAAGGACAATGGACTACATCATCTACACTCTTCTTGTCCTACTTATTTTAATCTCTTGCATCAGCTCATCAGGATTTGCTTGGGAGACAGAGTTTCACATGCCAAAAATGTGGTACTTACGACCTGGCGAGCCTATAGACTTCACAAATCCGATCAATCCAATCTATGCTGGGGTTGTTCATCTGATCACTGCTCTATTGCTTTAtggatatttgattccaatcTCTCTTTATGTTTCGATCGAGGTTGTCAAAGTCTGGCAAGCAAGTTTCATCAATCAAGACTTACACATGTATGATGATGAGAGTGGAGTCCCTGCAAATGCGCGCACATCGAATCTAAACGAAGAGCTTGGTCAGGTTCATACTATCCTCTCTGACAAAACAGGAACTTTGACATGTAATCAGATGGATTTCTTGAAATGCTCCATTGCTGGTACTTCTTATGGTGTGCGTTCCAGCGAAGTAGAAGTTGCTGCTGCAAAGCAGATGGCTGTGGATCTTGAAGAGCACGGTGAGATATCGAGTACTCCTCAGTCTCAGACTAAAGTGTATGGTACATGGGACAGTAGCCGTACGCAAGAAATCGAGGTGGAAGGGGATAATAACTATAATACTCCTAGAGCTCCTATAAAGGGATTTGGTTTTGAGGATAACAGACTTATGAATGGTAATTGGTTGAGGGAATCACAACCAAATGACATTTTGCAGTTCTTCCGCATATTAGCTATTTGTCACACAGCTATTCCCGAGCTGAACGAGGAGACTGGCAAGTACACTTATGAAGCAGAGTCACCTGATGAGGCTTCTTTTCTTGCTGCTGCTAGagagtttggttttgagttcTTCAAGAGAACCCAGTCAAGTGTTTTTATCCGCGAGAGGTTCTCTGGTTCAGGGCAAATAATCGAAAGGTGAGATAGTAAAGATGTTATATGTTTATCAGTTTagctctaattttttttgcggGCATCCTGAGTAAGTACCAAAAACATTGCAGGGAGTACAAAGTTCTGAATTTGTTGGAATTTACGAGCAAAAGAAAGCGAATGACAGTAATTGTACGCGATGAGGAAGGGCAGATTCTTCTACTATGCAAAGGAGCTGACAGGTTAGCAATTTGTCACATTGACCACATCTAGAAGCTTATGTACAATAAATCTTTACTTTTATCAACTGTTTCTTCCTGAATTTTACAGCATCATCTTTGAGCGGTTGGCGAAGAATGGAAAGACATACTTGGGACCTACCACTAGGCATTTAACTGAATATGGAGAAGCCGGACTCCGTACACTCGCACTTGCTTACAGAAAGCTTGATGAGGATGAATATGCAGCTTGGAACTCTGAGTTTCTTAAGGCCAAAACTTCAATAGGATCTGATAGAGAtgagctgcttgagacgggAGCAGATATGATTGAGAAAGAACTTATCCTTATAGGAGCTACTGCTGTGGAGGACAAACTCCAGAAAGGGGTATGCATTGTTGCACAGACACACTAACGCCATATTTGTCTTGCTTATGTAAACTgaattccttttctttttcatctgaCTTAGGTGCCCCAATGCATAGATAAACTTGCTCAAGCTGGGCTCAAGTTATGGGTTTTAACTGGGGACAAAATGGAAACTGCAATCAACATTGGGTTAGAATCTCTGATTTACCTTGAACATAAACTAGAAAGTATATCTGTAATCTGCTTTTATCCAGTGATTTTTATGCACAAATTCCCTTTTATGAACTGCAGATTCGCGTGTAGTTTACTACGACAAGGCATGAGACAGATCTGCATAACATCAATGAATTCAGAAGGAGGATCCCAAGATTCAAAAAGGGTATGTCTAATGGAGTTGCATGATGCATATTGCTAAAGTATGAATTTAAAGTTCCTTCAACTAAAATTTCGAACCTCACTCCTATATTTCTACTGATGTGTTAGGTTGTGAAAGAGAACATTTTGAATCAACTCACAAAAGCTGTACAAATGGTGAAGCTTGAGAAGGATCCGCATGCTGCATTTGCTTTGATTATTGACGGGAAAACTCTAACTTATGCCTTGGAGGATGATATGAAGTATCAATTCTTGGCTTTGGCAGTGGATTGTGCATCAGTCATTTGCTGTCGAGTGTCTCCCAAGCAGAAGGCTttggtatgtatatatatatatatccttcCCTTATTCGTTTCATCGCATTCCTCCTTGACTATGCAACTCCCGAAacttcatacaaaaaaaagaaaatctaaatttatctattttgCTCTTTCCCAAATTCAAGGTTGTTAGGTTGGTTAAAGAGGGAACTGGAAAAACCACATTGGCAATAGGTGATGGTGCAAATGATGTTGGGATGATTCAAGAAGCTGACATTGGTGTAGGAATTAGTGGGGTTGAAGGAATGCAGGTTCAGTTTTTCTCTCAGCACCATgccttttctgtttttcaagccatgttttctgtttcttgacTAGCAGAAAGTTCATTGAAAATCAAACCATGTCGACATTTTTGCTGATCCTTCTTACTTTTGCAGGCTGTTATGGCTAGTGACTTTTCGATTGCCCAGTTCCGGTTTCTGGAACGATTACTCGTCGTCCACGGACACTGGTGCTACAAAAGGATAGCTCAGATGGTAATATGTAGTTCTTTTGGCCATTTTAGTTACTCTTACATTTAGTTTGTTTCTAACCTTATGTTGTTCTACATCCAGATTTGCTATTTCTTCTACAAAAACATAGCATTTGGTCTCACTCTCTTCTACTTTGAGGCTTTCACCGGGTTTTCCGGGCAATCAGTATACAATGACTACTACTTGTTGCTCTTCAATGTTGTCCTTACCTCATTGCCAGTAATCGCCCTTGGTGTCTTTGAACAGGATGTTTCTTCCGAGATCTGCTTACAGGTAAGCTTTATAAATCTCCCTTCTTGAAAAGCTATTTCGAATCTCTGCTGATCATCGACAAtaatctgtgtttttttcGCTTGTGCTTGTGTAGTTCCCAGCTTTATACCAACAAGGCACAAAGAACCTCTTCTTTGATTGGTCAAGAATACTTGGATGGATGTGCAATGGCGTCTATGCATCTCTTGTCATATTCTTCCTCAACATCGGAATCATTTACTCTCAAGCTTTCAGAGACAATGGCCAAACAGCTGACATGGATGCTGTTGGCACAACCATGTTCACTTGCATAATCTGGGCAGCTAATGTTCAAATCGCGTTAACCATGTCCCATTTCACTTGGATCCAACACGTTTTGATATGGGGAAGCATCGGTATGTGGTATCTCTTTGTGGCTATCTACAGTATGATGCCTCCGAGTTATTCTGGAAACATTTACAGGATTCTTGATGAGATTCTTGCTCCTGCACCTATCTACTGGATGGCTACATTGTTGGTCACAGTGGCTGCAGTTCTTCCTTACGTTGCTCACATTGCATTCCAGAGATTCTTGAATCCATTGGATCATCATATCATCCAAGAGATCAAATACTACGGAAGAGATATTGAAGATGCGAGATTGTGGACCCGAGAGCGTACAAAAGCCCGAGAAAAGACAAAGATCGGATTCACAGCTAGAGTCGATGCGAAAATCAGGCATCTAAGGTCGAAACTGAACAAGAAACAGTCAAATCTCTCACATTTTTCAGCTCAAGACGCAATGTCACCTAGATCATTGTAGCCTTGTATagtgtttgttgtttttctacAGGTCCAATTCTCTGATGCATCAGACTTTGGAGACAGGTCTTGAAGCTAATTTTGTTGAGAGTTTATAATAGAGTGAGATCATGTAAAGAGTAGCCTCTGATGTTTTTTCTACTTGTTGGGTTcgaatttttctttatcttgtaCACATTATACTTAGGTTTTGTGTATACTTAGGACAGAatgcaaaaaaacataacaaagaaTCTTCCTTCTGTGCCTCTTCTGTGCCTCTTCTGTGCCTCTAATCATTTAATTGgtcatttatataaatttgtttatacaaAATCTGTTAAGTGAATCTTgactttagaaaaaaagagagaaataacTCTCAATAGCAGTGATTTGTAAaatgattttcatttcaacTAGAAATAACTCTCAATTTCATTTCATAAGTTTCcacaaagaaatattataGAAATTGTTGCTTTAGTAAATGGTTTCGTATCCACCAATTGGCATTTAGGTAATTAGGTAATGAAATCTCCAACTTATTTGCGTGTCTGTTACTTTCTAGTTTCTAGTGACTTTAGAGATGAAGTGGTTGGCGAATAAATTAACTTACTTTAtactaatatattaattttaatttaattaattattctgGGCCGGGTTTTGCCCAATATGGGTTCAGTACGGCCCAACAACTCcgcaattattattatttttccatggagaaaataaaaaaagaaaagaataataagAGAGATTTGGTTAAAATGAGAGTGTAAGCAATTCTGAGTCTATCCCTTCCCTTTTGGGATATTTTCGCCGCGTGGATTGATATGACGACTCTCTTTCGCCGGAAGTCAATCGGAATCCGCGACAACTTCTTCCTTCAATccctttgatttttttttggctctaCTTATCCCAAACCCTTCAAATCTTCAGGtccaatctcttcttctatttgttttttaattaaaaaaatccgGCGAAAGGTGAAGCTCTTGGATTCGAGTGGTGGCTAGTAATCGATTTCGGTAGTTTAGAAGTAGTTTATAGGTTTTATCAGCTTTCGATTTGATGGAGCCGCGAGTCGGAAACAAGTTTCGGCTCGGAAGGAAGATCGGCGGTGGATCATTCGGAGAGATCTATCTTGGTATCCTCTTTATTCTGATTCACCTCTCGTTTGTGGTCTCTGTGACTGCGATGATTATATAAGTATTTGTTTTAACATGGTTTTTAGGTACCAATATCCAGACGAATGAAGAAGTGGCTATTAAACTTGTAAGTAATTCCTACTCAAAAAGTGGAACTTTATCATTTTCAGTGTTTAATTGAAGTACATAGAATTTAGTATTGCAATGTAAAGTCTGTACGTATATcttcattaaataaaagattgaATTTTCTCGGAAAGTGGGAAGAAAGCTTTGATTGTTGTGAGTTGTGACTTATGTGTAGAAAGACTTCTGTTTATTGCTTGGTCTTTCTTAGCTTGTAGCTTCTCCTTTTACATGTTAAAATCGATCGGAATGAAAACGTTGGTGTACTGTGTTTAGACGAAAAAGGaatagaattttatttaacaGGCTACACACTGCTTTTTCTACTCTGATCATGCGATTGTTGCAATTTAGTTGAGTTCTTCCTTAAGCTTCCTCTTGATTATCTATGACTGTTTTCATTCAGTATTCAACATGATCAAACCAATATTTCTATAGTTTAAATCTGGGTTCAACCTGACTTTTCCGTAAGAACTGAGATCTATTATTGATTCTTGAGCAAATAGTCTAATTAATGCTGAATCAATTCTTAGAGTCCACGACAAAACTACCTGCAACTGGTGGGACCAAcctattgaaaattttgttgtgGCCTACAACTGGAGAATTATGAGGCTGACAGCTATACATATTACTGTATTGAACAttggttgtttcttttttctgttacCTGTTTGTACTGGTTCTGACTGTTGAGTATGTTAAATCAAATCCTCATGCTTGtttcacatttctttttttgctctgAAATGTAACAGATTTATCGTAGTTTGGCTACTGTGTTTGTTGTATATGTTCTGACGgcatcttttcttcttgtttcaggAAAATGTGAAAACTAAGCATCCTCAGTTGCTGTATGAATCAAAGTTGTACAAAGTATTACAAGGAGGAAGTATGGATCTAGTTCTGTACTTGTTTACATTTGTAGTTTGTGAtgtcttttttcttatccAAGAGGGGTTGCTTTCCTTTCCTTGATTTCTAGCTGGCGTTCCAAACGTTAAATGGTATGGTGTTGAAGGGGACTATAATGTCCTCGTGATAGACTTGTTGGGGCCTAGCCTTGAAGATCTATTCAATTTCTGTAGTAGGAAACTCTCACTAAAGACTGTACTAATGCTTGCAGATCAAATGGTAGGATCCCGTCTATAGCCTGAAAATTGTGTTCTCATGTTGAATAAACGTTTAGGATATCTTTGTTCCTCTTTCAGATCAATCGCATTGAGTTTGTACATCAGAAGTCATTTCTACATCGGGACATCAAGCCTGACAACTTTCTGATGGGTCTTGGAAGGCGTGCAAATCAGGTAGCTGTTGAAAAGGGCTGTtagtaaaatttgtttattctcCAGAATTATTTGTTCAACGATTTGTTGACTGAATACAGGTATACGTCATCGACTTTGGTCTGGCAAAGAAGTACAGAGACTCAAATCATCAGCATATTCCATATAGGTTGGTTATAGCCCTATGATTTTCTTTGGGTCTGTTATTTATTTACGCCTATGtagactttttaaaaaaaaaaatcttttactaGCTTGTGTGACTGTTGTCTAACTTAAAATTCTTCTATGTAACACATCCCTGTAAAAGGGTGGAGTCATCTTTATCCTCAGGATATATGGCTATTCAGGATAACTGTCGTTTTAGTATTGACTCAGGATATATAGCTTATTTCCCCTTTTTTTACGAAGATGCATTAGTATATgagaaaatcattttaatgTATTGCTAGGAAGTATGATTGCAGTATATGATGTTTCTTCATATCAATtataattctaatattttgtgta
This sequence is a window from Arabidopsis thaliana chromosome 1 sequence. Protein-coding genes within it:
- a CDS encoding ATPase E1-E2 type family protein / haloacid dehalogenase-like hydrolase family protein is translated as MARGRIRSKLRLSLLYTFGCLRPATLEGQDSQPIQGPGFSRTVFCNQPHMHKKKPLRYRSNYVSTTRYNLITFFPKSLYEQFHRAANLYFLVAAILSVFPLSPFNKWSMIAPLVFVVGLSMLKEALEDWRRFMQDVKINARKTCVHKSDGVFRQRKWKKVSVGDIVKVEKDEFFPADLLLLSSSYEDGICYVETMNLDGETNLKVKRSLEVSLPLDDDESFKNFMATIRCEDPNPNLYTFVGNLEFERQTFPLDPSQILLRDSKLRNTTYVYGVVVFTGFDTKVMQNSTKSPSKRSRIERTMDYIIYTLLVLLILISCISSSGFAWETEFHMPKMWYLRPGEPIDFTNPINPIYAGVVHLITALLLYGYLIPISLYVSIEVVKVWQASFINQDLHMYDDESGVPANARTSNLNEELGQVHTILSDKTGTLTCNQMDFLKCSIAGTSYGVRSSEVEVAAAKQMAVDLEEHGEISSTPQSQTKVYGTWDSSRTQEIEVEGDNNYNTPRAPIKGFGFEDNRLMNGNWLRESQPNDILQFFRILAICHTAIPELNEETGKYTYEAESPDEASFLAAAREFGFEFFKRTQSSVFIRERFSGSGQIIEREYKVLNLLEFTSKRKRMTVIVRDEEGQILLLCKGADSIIFERLAKNGKTYLGPTTRHLTEYGEAGLRTLALAYRKLDEDEYAAWNSEFLKAKTSIGSDRDELLETGADMIEKELILIGATAVEDKLQKGVPQCIDKLAQAGLKLWVLTGDKMETAINIGFACSLLRQGMRQICITSMNSEGGSQDSKRVVKENILNQLTKAVQMVKLEKDPHAAFALIIDGKTLTYALEDDMKYQFLALAVDCASVICCRVSPKQKALVVRLVKEGTGKTTLAIGDGANDVGMIQEADIGVGISGVEGMQAVMASDFSIAQFRFLERLLVVHGHWCYKRIAQMICYFFYKNIAFGLTLFYFEAFTGFSGQSVYNDYYLLLFNVVLTSLPVIALGVFEQDVSSEICLQFPALYQQGTKNLFFDWSRILGWMCNGVYASLVIFFLNIGIIYSQAFRDNGQTADMDAVGTTMFTCIIWAANVQIALTMSHFTWIQHVLIWGSIGMWYLFVAIYSMMPPSYSGNIYRILDEILAPAPIYWMATLLVTVAAVLPYVAHIAFQRFLNPLDHHIIQEIKYYGRDIEDARLWTRERTKAREKTKIGFTARVDAKIRHLRSKLNKKQSNLSHFSAQDAMSPRSL